In the Scomber japonicus isolate fScoJap1 chromosome 18, fScoJap1.pri, whole genome shotgun sequence genome, one interval contains:
- the wizb gene encoding protein Wiz — translation MEEEADNIEGERMPKRKETKEPERDVYTFPGDSDPESPPPAPWAHCTFIQRCRKKRVLLRPFSGLGTLKRSLPETGKVAKVELQKSKTVTPTQLSLGGGVYDFEEGNFEEGTADEPVKFRDKGGKRDKEEEEESRVEPGNEIFTCVECSIYFKKQVHLQEHMIEHRHSGAGCGRRTGKGGRFRCVECGWNLPNRLALAEHHKRHEESRLKILEEIEKLNENGNEKEIHKLDSKVVKLTSPDTAIMQDAGPVSIPGQGSDPEIVTAPPLSPAPISTPDRDQATLDSDTTPPNSVRSPAQPRSVSAYRRRFVCSKCNFSTRTSQALANHTKTHNREKNALRGDTPSPGSPSCLASTSLACGHCAFLTSSQTLLREHQKLVHPEQVSISGAQADETGQHSRSNVGARISNPIPDSDHLSGSGSLPNATQGKSQQGVTASEDSTTPDSAAARPASRAVFKCVGNRRFSRRGKTWTDLAKYQSRLDDDKLAGSEDEQDEDQCTELDNDLSQQDANSPLGEKQHTRAHTEDRSLSLSPKKSVKDEDKEEEEKDRKVFFLRRSNRITAAPAEIDSDDDDDDIDEEHLRRFLSEGILDEDRDEIDEDAETLKSVERKCPYCPDRFHNGIGLANHVRGHLNRVGVSYNVRHFISPEEVNAIEKKFSYQKKKKKVANFDPDTFSVMHCEFCSAGFDTRAGLSSHARAHLRDFGITNWDVTISPIHILRELFSSRPDLVIPTAPPRSPGSIEEEEEDEMEEDEEGIIELSGAYGGKMAASTSPQTQTIAEKLSGFSCRESDALRLRTAEEEDEDELQLPALDALSPSPGKIGLCGVDQDSLSPGEDADTKVHNLKCEVCGAQFETRRGMSSHARSHLRQLGISVSESSGAPIDLLYQIAKERNLDSQISSSLLDPLSAKNSSASASQKDEDLEDMDLDEKPIPLSILAKAAKAVPPASSSTPTPSPGASPAPAHSSSPSSVVRKAPISSLLPVSSPLRSPEHKAGGMKSLTSNLSPSAGLTTSKPIWAPQENDAPLNLTLEVDPNKDIVCQLCGAWFETRKGLSSHARAHLRHFGVEYSESKGSPIDLLNQLIDTDDFKHKASALQLDTHAEPRGLTTMTLSSPKQTLLSLSSSSSSSLLYKVTTAGGGSTSKATSSSASSLLGLPAKRHKSSSMQVFRLSSGELMALPHSEPPKEIGCEFCGEYFENRKGLSSHARSHLRQMGITEWSVNGSPIDTLREIISRRGLPCALPLKPLKTPPPSSPGPPRSPLSTSSSPSATLLSRVPFAFARPSSPPHPAVSKSSSAPPSSSSGLILKLKPEPVQLEVTAPGTAGRSGGFSAEPLNCSWSSSDSVFPLNLAMAHEVEPTRDIRCEFCGEYFENRKGLSSHARSHLRQMGITEWTVNGSPIDTLREVMHKRGVGASSHSDQGVKKESSQGAHSPLWESMGSAGGSEGLGVSGYHTSKYRKSPLSLLQSGSRLHKQGLGSLGSSGTPPAGKFFRMSPLGKRSLSEDAQSLETAHSPTTQLKTFSPLSHEFSYKRKSSPDKPGHQDPSCELCGFYFENRKALASHARAHLRQFGVTEWCVNGSPIETLSAWMRSRPQKVLEMHRSYMQGNRSTLKKKASSSSSSSSSSQWSSSLAVSLVRPLSREVSHGSSKTAEGEVGTNLQAVPFRPGRSNASPSRLISGLPLQAQVARSELNVRLPRGFERRPLKHPSCPDGTERDSGPPKPPRTGTVPALVPKPPSYPLVKLVGKFYTLKCRFCEVEFHGPLSVQEDWIRHLQQHILKMNYNKPAAPKAASAEPSAPADDPAPVQASAPASTSTSSTTSTTPALTSTSTHTTSTAPKSQSPTPAAECAPTVTATEIVKVSEEQPALTPTPIPLTTQTA, via the exons atggaggaggaggcggaCAATATTGAGGGTGAGAGAATGCCCAAGAGAAAAGAAACCAAGGAGCCTGAAAGAGATGTGTACACGTTCCCTGGAGACTCAGACCCTGAGAGTCCCCCTCCTGCCCCCTGGGCTCATTGCACATTCATTCAGCGGTGCAGAAAGAAGAGGGTCCTGCTCAGGCCCTTCTCCGGCCTTGGCACCTTGAAGCGTTCATTGCCTGAGACTGGCAAGGTGGCTAAGGTGGAACTTCAGAAATCCAAAACTGTAACACCGACACAGCTGAGCCTAGGTGGAGGGGTCTATGATTTTGAGGAGGGCAACTTTGAAGAGGGCACAGCGGATGAACCCGTAAAGTTCAGAgataaaggaggaaaaagagacaaagaagaagaagaagaaagcagagTAGAGCCAGGTAATGAAATTTTTACCTGTGtggaatgtagcatttacttcAAAAAGCAAGTCCATCTGCAGGAGCACATGATTGAGCACCGTCACAGTGGTGCAGGATGTGGGAGGCGCACGGGAAAGGGTGGCCGTTTTCGGTGTGTTGAGTGTGGATGGAACCTACCGAATCGGCTTGCACTGGCAGAACACCACAAAAGGCACGAGGAGTCCCGTCTGAAGATCCTGGAGGAGATTGAGAAACTGAATGAAAACGGGAATGAAAAAGAGATTCACAAATTGGACAGTAAGGTGGTCAAACTTACAAGCCCAGACACAGCTATTATGCAAGATGCAGGCCCGGTCTCGATTCCAGGCCAAGGGTCAGACCCAGAAATAGTTACAGCTCCACCTCTATCCCCAGCCCCAATTTCGACACCAGACAGAGACCAAGCAACTCTTGACTCAGATACAACTCCTCCAAATTCAGTCCGAAGCCCAGCTCAGCCCCGAAGTGTCTCTGCCTACCGCCGCCGCTTTGTCTGCTCCAAGTGTAACTTCAGCACAAGAACCTCCCAGGCACTGGCTAATCACACCAAGACCCACAACAGGGAAAAAAACGCTCTCCGGGGTGACACCCCATCTCCTGGTTCACCATCATGTTTGGCATCCACCTCCCTGGCCTGTGGTCATTGTGCCTTCTTGACATCCAGTCAAACTCTATTGAGGGAACACCAGAAACTCGTTCACCCGGAACAGGTCTCCATCAGTGGAGCACAGGCTGATGAGACTGGCCAGCATTCAAGGTCTAATGTGGGTGCTCGAATTTCAAATCCCATCCCAGATTCCGACCACCTCTCAGGGTCTGGATCCCTGCCCAATGCCACTCAAGGCAAAAGCCAGCAAGGAGTCACTGCCTCTGAGGACAGCACAACACCGGACAGTGCTGCAGCTCGGCCCGCAAGCCGGGCAGTCTTTAAGTGTGTCGGGAATAGGCGATTCAGCAGGAGAGGGAAGACTTGGACTGATCTAGCCAAGTATCAGTCAAGACTAGATGACGACAAGCTGGCTGGCAGTGAAGACGAGCAAGACGAAGATCAGTGCACAGAGCTTGACAATGACCTGTCTCAACAAGATGCTAACTCACCTTTGGGAGAAAAACAGCACACCAGAGCACATACAG aAGACCGTTCATTATCGCTCTCCCCTAAGAAAAGTGTAAAGGAcgaagacaaggaggaggaggagaaagacaggaaggttTTCTTTTTGAGGAGGAGCAACCGGATTACTGCTGCACCTGCAGAAATTGACAGCGACGACGATGACGACGACATTGACGAGGAACACTTGCGACGTTTCCTGTCAGAGGGCATCTTGGATGAAGACAGAGACGAGATTGATGAGGATGCGGAGACGCTGAAGAGTGTGGAGAGGAAATGCCCCTACTGCCCCGATCGATTTCATAACGGCATCGGCCTTGCCAATCATGTGAGAGGCCACCTGAACCGAGTGGGCGTCAGCTACAATGTGCGTCACTTCATTTCCCCTGAGGAAGTCAATGCCATTGAGAAGAAGTTCTCCtatcagaagaagaaaaaaaaag TTGCCAACTTTGACCCGGACACATTCAGTGTGATGCACTGTGAGTTCTGTAGCGCCGGCTTCGACACCCGGGCCGGCCTGTCCAGCCATGCCCGTGCCCACCTCCGCGACTTCGGCATCACTAACTGGGACGTTACCATCTCTCCCATCCACATCTTGAGGGAGCTGTTCTCCAGCAGGCCGGACCTGGTAATCCCCACAGCTCCCCCGCGGAGCCCTGGCTCcatagaggaagaagaggaggatgaaatggaggaggacgaggagggaaTCATTGAG CTCAGCGGTGCATATGGGGGCAAAATGGCTGCTTCCACCTCCCCGCAGACCCAAACAATAGCGGAAAAGCTGTCTGGCTTCAGCTGCCGGGAGTCCGATGCACTGCGGTTGCGGACCG ctgaggaagaggatgaggatgagctGCAGCTTCCAGCTCTGGATGCTCTGAGCCCGAGCCCAGGGAAGATAGGGCTTTGCGGTGTGGACCAAGACAGCCTCTCTCCTGGGGAGGATGCAGACACcaagg TGCACAACTTGAAGTGTGAGGTGTGTGGAGCTCAGTTCGAGACCAGACGGGGAATGTCCAGCCACGCCCGCTCTCACTTGCGCCAGCTGGGTATCAGCGTTTCGGAGAGCAGCGGGGCGCCCATCGACCTCCTCTACCAAATTGCCAAGGAGCGTAATCTTGACAGCCAAATAAGCTCATCTCTTCTGGATCCCCTTTCGGCCAAGAACTCCTCTGCTTCCGCTTCTCAGAAAGATGAGGACTTAGAAGACATGGACTTAGACGAGAAGCCGATACCCCTCTCCATCCTGGCCAAAGCGGCGAAAGCGGTGCCGCCCGCTTCCTCCTCAACGCCTACACCTTCTCCTGGTGCCTCTCCAGCTCCGGCTCATTCTAGCTCCCCTTCCTCAGTAGTGAGGAAAGCCCCAATTTCCTCTCTACTGCCTGTGTCTTCCCCCTTGCGCTCACCGGAGCACAAGGCCGGGGGAATGAAAAGTTTGACCTCTAACCTCTCTCCATCTGCTGGCCTCACAACATCCAAACCCATCTGGGCACCGCAGGAAAATGACGCACCTCTCAACCTCA CACTCGAGGTGGACCCCAACAAAGACATTGTTTGTCAGCTGTGCGGTGCTTGGTTTGAGACACGGAAAGGTTTATCCAGCCACGCACGAGCCCACCTTCGGCACTTTGGGGTGGAGTACTCCGAATCCAAGGGCTCTCCCATCGACCTCCTCAACCAGCTCATTGATACTGACGACTTCAAGCACAAAGCCAGTGCACTGCAGCTCGACACCCACGCAGAACCGAGGGGCCTCACGACCATGACGCTCTCCTCCCCGAAACAGACCCTGCtgagcctctcctcctcctcctcctcatccctcctctATAAGGTGACCACAGCCGGGGGTGGGTCGACATCCAAAGCtacctcttcctctgcctcatCTCTACTTGGCCTGCCCGCCAAGCGACACAAGTCCTCTTCCATGCAGGTCTTCCGCCTAAGTAGTGGGGAACTCATGGCCCTTCCACACA GTGAACCTCCGAAGGAAATAGGCTGTGAATTCTGCGGGGAATATTTTGAGAACCGTAAAGGCCTCTCCAGCCACGCCCGCTCTCACCTGCGTCAGATGGGCATTACTGAGTGGTCTGTCAACGGCTCCCCGATCGACACGCTACGGGAAATCATCAGCAGACGCGGCCTGCCTTGCGCCCTTCCTCTAAAACCTCTCAAAACTCCACCTCCGTCCTCTCCGGGACCCCCTCGTTCCCCTCtgtccacctcctcctctccctcagcTACCCTCCTGAGTCGGGTACCTTTCGCCTTCGCCCGTCCCTCCAGTCCTCCTCATCCCGCCGTTTCTAAGTCGAGCTCGGCTCCACCGTCGTCGTCTAGCGGGCTCATCCTCAAGCTGAAGCCTGAGCCGGTGCAGCTGGAGGTCACCGCGCCCGGGACTGCGGGGAGATCTGGCGGCTTTTCGGCTGAACCTCTCAACTGTAGCTGGAGCAGCTCTGACAGTGTATTCCCCCTCAACTTGG CCATGGCCCATGAAGTGGAGCCTACAAGGGATATTCGCTGTGAGTTCTGCGGGGAATACTTTGAGAACCGTAAAGGCCTCTCCAGCCACGCCCGCTCCCACCTGCGCCAGATGGGCATTACAGAGTGGACTGTCAACGGCTCGCCCATTGACACCCTGAGAGAGGTTATGCACAAGAGAGGGGTCGGCGCCTCCTCTCATTCGGACCAGGGAGTCAAGAAGGAGTCGAGCCAAGGAGCCCACAGTCCCCTATGGGAGAGCATGGGGAGCGCCGGCGGTTCAGAGGGCTTGGGTGTTTCAGGCTACCACACCTCTAAATACCGTAAATCTCCTCTCAGTTTGCTGCAGTCAGGGTCGAGGCTCCATAAGCAGGGCCTGGGGTCCCTGGGTTCCTCCGGTACACCACCTGCAGGGAAGTTTTTCAGGATGTCCCCACTTGGGAAACGGTCTCTGTCAGAGGATGCCCAATCACTGGAGACGGCCCACTCACCGACAACTCAGCTTAAGACTTTTTCACCTCTGTCACACGAGTTCTCCTACAAAAGGAAATCCTCCCCAGACAAGCCCGGACACCAGG ATCCCAGCTGTGAGCTTTGTGGGTTCTACTTTGAGAACCGTAAGGCTCTAGCAAGCCACGCGCGAGCTCACCTAAGGCAGTTTGGCGTGACTGAGTGGTGTGTAAATGGGTCCCCTATTGAGACTCTCAGTGCTTGGATGCGCAGCAGGCCGCAGAAGGTGTTGGAGATGCACCGCAGCTACATGCAGGGTAACCGCTCCACCCTCAAGAAG aaggcctcctcttcctcctcctcctcctcctcctcccagtgGTCTTCTTCGTTGGCTGTAAGCCTGGTACGGCCGCTGAGCCGCGAGGTCAGCCATGGCTCTTCCAAGACCGCAGAGGGTGAAGTTGGTACCAACCTACAGGCCGTTCCCTTCAGGCCCGGCCGCAGCAATGCCAGCCCCTCGCGCCTCATCAGTGGCCTCCCACTTCAAGCACAGGTGGCACGCAGTGAGCTTAACGTCCGCCTGCCCAGAG
- the LOC128378779 gene encoding N-acetylmuramoyl-L-alanine amidase-like, giving the protein MDKGYWKQTLALLVVLASTYTEASFSWHMNDFIKAVKQVEDGRTGSEPVAVLKRLRRAAGLNDAFIQHFFGDANSPGPELDADLSDYFSKALHHRVTEDAREEGVVLTSDGTTVALRPLLLGIEAGFLSKSSRRSRGLYQLTLAKDLGLAFRHSSTPTQRLGPDGCWDSVISPQVFTLSDSPSLITTAQVNGGMDGLILGVQVSAISRRPHKLSSLLTAYYCHQLENDGLDTAPQLISRRRRDNFRGVLQPPVLAKQVVKSIDLQGTLKGLANLNVKEKRRLMAVVKEGMKEFVHKYMDCPSIIPRCMWGAKPYKGTPTQLTLPLSFMYIHHTHTPSQPCLTLEQCSADMRSMQRFHQEDRGWDDIGYSFVAGSDGNIYEGRGWHWQGAHTLGHNSIGFGVSFIGDYASRLPSEHTMRLVRDQLASCAVGGGRLEASFTLQGHRQVVNTSCPGDALYNEIRGWEHFGEVKKSK; this is encoded by the exons ATGGACAAAGGCTACTGGAAACAGACGCTGGCTCTTCTTGTGGTGTTGGCCAGCACCTACACAGAGG CTTCATTTTCCTGGCACAtgaatgacttcatcaaagcgGTAAAGCAGGTGGAAGATGGGAGGACTGGGTCGGAGCCAGTAGCTGTGCTGAAGAGGCTGCGCAGGGCAGCTGGCCTTAATGATGCATTCATTCAGCACTTTTTCGGTGATGCAAACTCCCCTGGTCCTGAATTGGATGCTGACCTCTCAGATTACTTCAGCAAGGCCCTACATCACAGAGTGACTGAGGATGCCAGAGAGGAAGGCGTGGTTCTCACTTCTGATGGTACCACTGTTGCCCTAAGACCGCTCCTCCTGGGCATTGAAGCTGGTTTCCTCTCCAAGAGTAGTAGGCGCAGTCGAGGTCTGTACCAGCTCACTCTGGCCAAAGATCTCGGCCTTGCTTTCAGGCACAGCTCTACCCCCACCCAGCGCCTGGGACCTGATGGCTGCTGGGACAGCGTAATCTCTCCTCAAGTTTTCACCCTTTCAGACAGCCCTTCTCTGATCACCACTGCTCAGGTCAACGGTGGCATGGATGGTTTGATTCTAGGGGTGCAGGTCTCTGCAATATCTAGACGTCCCCATAAGCTCAGTAGTCTGCTGACAGCATACTACTGCCACCAGCTGGAGAATGATGGACTGGACACTGCCCCGCAACTCATCAGCCGACGCCGCAGGGATAACTTCAGAGGGGTACTCCAGCCTCCGGTGTTGGCCAAACAGGTGGTGAAATCAATAGATCTGCAGGGGACACTGAAAGGGCTTGCAAACTTGAACGTGAAAGAGAAGAGGCGACTGATGGCTGTGGTgaaagagggaatgaaagaGTTTGTCCATAAGTACATGG ATTGCCCATCCATCATACCACGGTGTATGTGGGGAGCAAAGCCGTACAAAGGAACACCCACCCAGCtgactcttcctctctccttcatgtACATCCACCACACTCATACACCCAGCCAGCCCTGCCTGACCCTCGAGCAGTGCTCTGCAGACATGCGCTCCATGCAGCGCTTCCACCAGGAAGACAGAGGCTGGGACGACATAGGATACAG CTTCGTTGCTGGCTCTGACGGGAACATCTACGAGGGCCGAGGCTGGCACTGGCAAGGCGCTCACACCCTCGGACACAACTCCATAGGTTTTGGCGTCTCTTTCATTGGAGATTATGCCTCCAGACTGCCCTCCGAGCACACCATGAGGCTGGTGAGAGATCAGCTGGCATCCTGCGCAGTTGGTGGGGGTCGACTGGAAGCCAGCTTCACCCTGCAGGGGCACAGACAGGTGGTGAATACTTCCTGTCCCGGAGATGCTCTCTATAATGAGATCAGAGGCTGGGAACACTTCGGG GAGGTCAAGAAATCAAAATGA